A region of Diospyros lotus cultivar Yz01 chromosome 3, ASM1463336v1, whole genome shotgun sequence DNA encodes the following proteins:
- the LOC127797004 gene encoding uncharacterized protein LOC127797004, translating into MVFSVNGVDGGWALTLQILNGRWFMMFASALIMSVAGATYIFGLYSNNLKSSLGYDQTTLLLLSFFKDLGANVGILPGLINEVTPPWVVLSMGVVLNFFGFFMVWLAVTSRIARPQIWHMCLYIFVGSNSQAFANTGSLVTCVKNFPESRSVVLGLLKGFLGLSSAIITQLYHGIYGAENASALILLIAWLPPTISIVFLRTIRIIRVAPQPPNELQVFHKFLYLSLALAGFLLIVIVVQKMVHFTRLEYVSSAVIVLILLLLPITPVIKEEYSIWKSKKQAATVPAQLKISTETPTAPPTEQEVPVSCFKDVFRPPERGEDYTIFQALFSIDMLIIIFASICGIGGTLTAVDNLGQIGASLGYPSRSISTFVSLISIWNFLGRVVAGFASEILQTKYKFPRPLLLTVVLFFSCIGYILIAFNVWNGLYVATIIIGFCLGAQYPLLLTIISEIFGLKYYSSLSNFGVAACPVGSYVLNVIVTGGLYDEQAEKQMKALGLAAKGNNNNMDCKGEECFKLAFIIITAVTVAGALGSAILVLRTWKFYRSDVNKKFREEGVETEAEVVEMETTAAENGDERPARGHSKIDDC; encoded by the coding sequence ATGGTGTTTTCCGTCAATGGAGTCGACGGCGGATGGGCCCTAACCCTGCAAATCCTCAACGGCCGCTGGTTCATGATGTTTGCTTCTGCCCTCATCATGTCCGTCGCCGGTGCGACCTATATCTTCGGCCTCTACTCCAATAACCTAAAATCCTCCCTCGGCTACGACCAAACCACCCTTCTCCTGCTCAGCTTCTTCAAGGACTTGGGCGCCAACGTCGGCATCCTTCCCGGCCTCATCAACGAGGTCACGCCGCCATGGGTGGTCCTCTCGATGGGCGTTGTCCTCAACTTCTTCGGCTTCTTCATGGTCTGGCTTGCCGTCACCAGTCGGATAGCCAGACCCCAGATCTGGCACATGTGTCTGTACATTTTTGTGGGCTCAAATTCTCAAGCTTTCGCCAACACAGGATCGCTCGTCACATGCGTCAAGAACTTCCCGGAGAGTCGTAGCGTTGTCTTGGGGTTGCTCAAGGGCTTCCTCGGCCTCAGCAGCGCCATCATCACGCAGCTCTACCACGGCATCTACGGCGCCGAGAATGCCAGCGCTCTCATTTTGCTCATCGCTTGGCTTCCCCCCACCATATCCATCGTGTTCCTACGAACCATTCGAATTATCAGAGTTGCCCCACAACCACCGAACGAGCTCCAAGTCTTCCACAAGTTCCTCTACTTATCACTGGCTCTTGCTGGCTTTCTCCTGATCGTCATTGTCGTTCAGAAGATGGTCCACTTCACGCGACTTGAGTACGTCAGCAGCGCCGTCATCGTCCTCATCCTGCTTCTTCTCCCAATCACTCCAGTGATCAAGGAAGAATACAGCATTTGGAAAAGCAAGAAACAAGCTGCGACTGTTCCAGCCCAGTTGAAAATCAGTACCGAGACACCGACGGCGCCACCAACAGAGCAAGAAGTTCCAGTTTCCTGCTTCAAAGACGTGTTTCGGCCACCGGAGAGAGGCGAAGACTACACAATTTTCCAGGCACTCTTCAGCATCGACATGCTAATTATCATCTTCGCATCAATTTGCGGCATCGGAGGCACATTAACTGCCGTAGACAACCTAGGACAAATCGGGGCTTCCCTCGGATACCCATCTAGAAGCATTAGCACTTTCGTGTCACTAATAAGCATCTGGAACTTTCTGGGTCGAGTTGTGGCCGGATTTGCCTCtgaaattctccaaacaaaGTACAAGTTCCCACGACCTCTACTACTCACTGtcgtcctcttcttctcctgcATTGGCTACATCCTTATCGCGTTCAATGTTTGGAATGGTCTTTACGTAGCAACAATCATCATTGGATTTTGCCTTGGCGCACAATACCCATTGCTTCTAACTATCATCTCTGAAATTTTTGGGCTCAAATACTACTCTTCGCTCTCCAATTTTGGGGTAGCGGCGTGCCCAGTTGGGTCATATGTGCTCAATGTGATAGTCACTGGTGGTTTATATGACGAACAGGCTGAGAAGCAGATGAAGGCATTAGGGCTTGCTGCGAAgggcaacaacaacaacatggaTTGCAAGGGAGAGGAGTGCTTCAAATTGGCTTTCATTATAATCACAGCGGTGACAGTGGCTGGTGCATTGGGTTCTGCCATTTTGGTGCTTAGGACTTGGAAGTTTTATAGGAGCGACGTTAATAAGAAGTTCAGGGAGGAGGGGGTGGAGACAGAGGCAGAGGTGGTTGAGATGGAGACAACAGCCGCCGAAAATGGCGATGAACGGCCAGCTAGAGGCCACAGCAAGATAGACGATTGTTAG